In Paenibacillus algicola, a genomic segment contains:
- a CDS encoding YnfA family protein: protein MVTILLFILAGIAEIGGGYLIWLWLREGKPWYWGGVGGVALALYGVIATLQQFPSFGRVYAAYGGVFIVLSVLWGWGVDKKTPDLYDWVGAGICIIGVSVMLLAPRS from the coding sequence ATGGTGACTATACTGCTATTCATTCTCGCCGGTATTGCCGAAATCGGCGGGGGGTACCTCATTTGGCTGTGGCTAAGAGAAGGTAAGCCTTGGTATTGGGGTGGTGTCGGAGGCGTTGCTCTAGCGCTGTACGGTGTCATTGCCACTCTACAGCAATTCCCCTCTTTCGGACGAGTTTATGCCGCATATGGGGGAGTGTTCATCGTTCTCTCCGTACTTTGGGGATGGGGGGTTGACAAAAAAACACCCGACCTCTATGACTGGGTCGGGGCAGGCATCTGTATCATCGGTGTCTCGGTGATGCTCCTGGCCCCTCGCTCATAA
- a CDS encoding non-ribosomal peptide synthetase: MNMLHTMKEMNTLTDLLSWRAVHQGSREAYRMMTEHGEDTVMTYSELDARARALAGWFALHGAEGQRALLLYPPGLDYIAAFFGCMYAGVVAVPAYPPRLNAHLLRVTSIIDDCDASFALTDTPTLSRLQTKLPEHPVLQRLTWSVTEDWAGENRALFPQLVLKNKPQLAFLQYTSGSTAAPKGVMLSHLNILHNLQLIQEAFQLNEDDRSVIWLPPYHDMGLIGGILQPLYTGFPVTLMTPAHFIQRPLHWLQAISDRQATVSGGSNFAFEHCLKKIAPQAREQLDLSRWVCAFTGSEPIQEETLRRFADGFQMSGFAYSSFYPCYGLAESTLFVSGAARGKGPVKKHVERNALEEGVIETATPLSAGQRSLISSGTVLSKDPSVVIVHPESAARQAPGKIGEIWVSGQSVAQGYWRREEQTAATFNAYLSDTGEGPFLRTGDLGFVDAGELYITGRMKDLIIIRGRNYYPQDIEYAIADSHPAVSSGNAAAFPVEIEGEERLVVVCELERAQRRSDPDEVFMAIRQAVSTGFELQVYDIVLVKPASIHKTSSGKIQRSLCKQAYLNQSLDIAAAYLKPQAAAGPDTNASWDQAEEAGLHWSSNGEEDEVTGFLVEQITQLLKGMAPPLELPLPALGLDSIHVLELKARIEDAFQLELELDRLLEGPTVKKLAALIRQQAAGGRPSLEKRTEEGGHLTEFPLSAGQRALWFLQKLQPGSRMYFITRTFRLPGQFEEEAFFQAMKVMQQRHSLLRAVIVESNGDPLLKIREQIELPLSRHDTRGWSEKQRLEWVTGQAAKPFLLDQEPLFRIGLLLGEPGETLLTFTFHHLISDFWSFAMIAKELGQLYAAMSTGAPVALGEAGNSYGSYWLRQQQLLQDKGELLNAYWHDRLAGLEPMLLEHSPPEASEPAKNGKGEKIFFALPAELTTRLRQLAKDNGVTLYTCLLAAMFTMLHRGLSQEEAAIGSPTSGRLQHQDRETVGYFVNPVVLRNSFVPQESFRSLLLRVHETVTGALKHQEYPFSHIVERLHTRRTQGNPLFNVMFTLHAPVLGQEELAAAAVGIPGARLTLGGLELELMDVAPSHPQFDLSIVMGQAGEELLGCMEYDTARLRRETAHSFSALLLKVVESAVQDPEQAVSRLELLSEEERRRQLEEWNPASGKGEPEEVLLRIEQQAAATPGQTAVRSEGGSLSYGELNGQANRLARRLIAQGVRRGDRIGVCLDRSRELVVSLLAVLKAGGVYVPLDPALPQERLAYMLEQAGVSVLLTKQALIEVAGKAAQAVGGIGSETPSQTPSEQGAASPIMLLSVDGLEEELQSQDSGNLGLPVEPEQLMYIIFTSGSTGRPKGASVYRSGFARLMQWYTQEFQMNAADHVLLITSPSFDLTQKNLFAPLMTGGELVLLPSGLYDPREVNELLERHRITLLNGTPSAFYPLLDEAAESGYAQLRSLRHVFLGGEPIAPDRLLPWSESGACQAEIVNTYGPTECTDVTVYTRLPDLRSLEPGAVPIGRPTPGTQLYILNEGLGLVPIGVPGELCIAGGQVGGGYVGDELKTAEKFVDHPYGEGHSSKLYRTGDLAKYRPDGTVVYLGRMDHQVKIRGYRIELGEIEAALRECSGVKEAVVVARADEAGENRLIVYVVPGGANPADAQTGGIAEAAAEWAAEATAEPAAEATTETAAAQPAAASADRPPAELQRTWRTALQQRLPEYMVPGAFLLLDEMPLSPNGKVDRRGLPDPGVWKAPGADYVAPRTPLEQGMAEVWAEVLGVDRVGVHDHFFELGGHSLLAVQVISKIRSRLNVKLEVQHMFEAPTLAELAGKLESMPAPPAVRPKMTKLSRSQHRIHE, from the coding sequence ATGAATATGCTTCATACGATGAAAGAGATGAACACGTTAACAGACCTGTTGTCCTGGCGCGCGGTCCATCAGGGAAGCCGGGAGGCTTACCGCATGATGACCGAGCATGGTGAGGATACGGTAATGACGTACAGCGAGCTGGATGCCCGCGCCCGTGCACTGGCAGGCTGGTTTGCTCTTCACGGTGCCGAAGGTCAGCGTGCACTTCTGCTGTATCCGCCGGGACTGGATTATATTGCTGCTTTTTTTGGCTGTATGTATGCAGGCGTTGTCGCTGTACCTGCGTATCCGCCGCGTCTGAATGCCCACCTCCTTCGTGTAACCTCGATTATTGATGATTGTGATGCCAGCTTTGCGCTGACCGACACCCCTACCTTATCCCGTCTTCAAACCAAGCTGCCAGAACATCCTGTCCTTCAGCGCCTGACATGGTCGGTGACAGAGGACTGGGCAGGTGAGAACAGAGCATTATTTCCTCAGCTCGTATTAAAGAATAAGCCGCAGCTTGCTTTTCTCCAGTACACGTCCGGCTCTACTGCAGCACCGAAGGGTGTTATGCTGAGCCACCTCAACATTTTGCACAACCTTCAACTGATTCAAGAAGCCTTCCAGTTAAATGAAGACGACCGAAGTGTGATCTGGCTTCCACCCTATCATGATATGGGCCTGATTGGCGGCATTTTGCAGCCGCTGTATACCGGCTTTCCGGTAACCCTGATGACACCTGCTCACTTTATCCAGCGTCCCTTGCACTGGCTGCAGGCTATATCTGACCGTCAAGCTACGGTTAGCGGGGGCTCCAACTTTGCCTTTGAGCATTGCCTCAAAAAGATTGCTCCACAAGCCCGGGAGCAGCTTGATTTAAGCCGCTGGGTCTGTGCCTTCACAGGGTCAGAGCCGATTCAGGAGGAAACGCTGCGGCGTTTTGCAGATGGATTTCAAATGAGCGGCTTTGCCTATTCCTCCTTCTACCCGTGCTACGGCCTGGCAGAGTCCACACTGTTCGTGTCCGGAGCAGCGCGCGGCAAAGGGCCGGTGAAGAAGCATGTGGAACGCAATGCGCTCGAAGAAGGCGTCATAGAGACGGCAACGCCCTTATCTGCCGGTCAGCGCAGCTTGATCAGCTCCGGAACGGTCTTAAGTAAAGATCCGTCTGTAGTCATTGTCCACCCAGAGTCTGCGGCCAGACAAGCCCCGGGAAAGATCGGTGAGATCTGGGTATCCGGGCAGAGCGTGGCCCAGGGATATTGGAGGCGGGAGGAGCAGACGGCAGCAACCTTTAATGCGTACCTTTCAGACACGGGGGAAGGCCCGTTCCTTCGTACAGGCGATCTGGGCTTTGTAGATGCCGGAGAGCTCTACATTACAGGCCGTATGAAGGATCTGATTATTATAAGGGGCCGCAATTATTACCCTCAGGATATTGAATATGCTATAGCTGACAGTCATCCGGCGGTAAGCTCTGGCAATGCAGCTGCGTTCCCGGTAGAGATAGAGGGAGAAGAAAGGCTGGTTGTCGTATGCGAGCTGGAGCGGGCTCAGCGCAGAAGTGACCCCGATGAGGTATTTATGGCGATCCGGCAAGCGGTCTCGACCGGCTTCGAGCTGCAGGTCTATGATATCGTGCTGGTCAAGCCGGCATCCATCCATAAAACCTCCAGCGGTAAAATTCAGCGCAGCCTGTGCAAGCAAGCTTATCTGAATCAGAGCCTGGATATTGCGGCGGCTTATCTAAAGCCTCAAGCTGCGGCCGGACCCGATACGAATGCCAGCTGGGACCAAGCTGAGGAGGCTGGGCTACACTGGAGCAGTAATGGAGAAGAGGACGAGGTCACGGGGTTTTTAGTGGAGCAGATCACCCAATTGCTCAAAGGGATGGCTCCTCCGCTGGAGCTTCCGCTTCCGGCGCTCGGGCTGGACTCCATCCATGTTCTGGAGCTCAAAGCTCGCATTGAAGACGCATTTCAGCTGGAGCTGGAGCTGGACCGACTGCTGGAAGGGCCGACAGTGAAGAAGCTGGCGGCGTTGATCCGGCAGCAGGCGGCTGGCGGAAGGCCATCGCTGGAGAAGCGCACTGAAGAAGGTGGGCATCTTACAGAGTTTCCGCTATCTGCGGGACAGCGCGCCTTATGGTTTCTGCAAAAGCTGCAACCCGGCAGCCGCATGTATTTCATTACCCGAACCTTTCGCCTGCCAGGGCAGTTTGAGGAGGAAGCTTTCTTCCAAGCGATGAAGGTGATGCAGCAGCGCCATTCTCTTCTCCGGGCTGTCATTGTGGAAAGTAACGGCGATCCGTTGCTGAAAATAAGGGAGCAGATAGAGCTTCCACTGTCACGGCACGATACCCGCGGCTGGAGTGAGAAGCAGCGTCTGGAGTGGGTCACGGGTCAAGCCGCGAAGCCATTCCTTCTGGACCAGGAGCCTTTATTTCGTATAGGGCTGCTCCTTGGCGAGCCGGGAGAAACCCTGTTAACCTTCACCTTTCATCACCTGATCAGCGATTTCTGGTCGTTTGCGATGATTGCAAAAGAGCTGGGACAGCTGTACGCCGCTATGAGCACTGGTGCACCAGTCGCATTAGGAGAAGCCGGGAACTCTTACGGCAGCTACTGGCTGCGGCAGCAGCAGTTGCTGCAAGATAAAGGCGAGCTGCTGAATGCGTACTGGCATGATCGTCTGGCGGGACTGGAGCCGATGCTGCTGGAGCATTCGCCGCCAGAAGCATCGGAGCCGGCGAAGAACGGCAAGGGAGAGAAAATCTTTTTTGCGCTTCCGGCTGAGTTAACGACCAGGCTGCGGCAGCTGGCGAAGGATAACGGAGTGACGCTCTATACCTGCCTGCTCGCGGCCATGTTCACGATGCTTCACCGGGGATTATCCCAGGAGGAGGCAGCGATTGGCAGTCCCACCTCGGGACGGCTGCAGCATCAGGATCGCGAAACGGTTGGTTATTTTGTCAATCCGGTCGTGCTCCGAAATTCATTTGTACCACAGGAGTCATTCCGAAGCCTCCTGCTTCGGGTGCATGAGACCGTTACAGGGGCGCTGAAGCATCAGGAGTATCCGTTCTCGCACATTGTCGAGCGGCTGCACACCCGGCGGACCCAGGGAAATCCGCTGTTCAATGTGATGTTTACGCTGCATGCTCCGGTGCTGGGACAGGAGGAGCTGGCTGCCGCTGCCGTAGGAATTCCAGGAGCGAGGCTTACGCTTGGCGGGCTGGAGCTGGAGCTGATGGATGTGGCACCCAGTCATCCGCAGTTCGATTTGTCGATCGTGATGGGACAGGCAGGGGAAGAGCTGCTGGGTTGTATGGAGTACGACACCGCCCGCTTGCGGCGGGAGACGGCCCATTCTTTCTCGGCGCTGCTTCTGAAGGTAGTGGAGAGCGCTGTGCAGGACCCGGAGCAGGCAGTGTCCCGTCTGGAGCTGCTCAGTGAGGAAGAGCGCCGCCGGCAGCTGGAGGAGTGGAACCCTGCGAGCGGCAAGGGCGAGCCTGAGGAGGTGCTGCTCCGCATAGAGCAGCAGGCTGCAGCAACACCGGGGCAGACTGCCGTAAGGTCCGAGGGTGGCAGCCTGAGCTATGGAGAGCTGAACGGACAGGCCAACCGCCTTGCCCGGAGGCTCATCGCGCAGGGGGTCCGGCGCGGAGACCGGATCGGGGTATGCCTGGACCGCAGTCGCGAGCTGGTGGTCAGCCTGCTCGCCGTGCTGAAGGCCGGCGGCGTGTATGTGCCGCTCGATCCGGCATTGCCGCAGGAGCGGCTGGCGTACATGCTGGAGCAGGCGGGCGTGAGCGTGCTGCTGACGAAGCAGGCGTTGATTGAAGTGGCAGGGAAGGCGGCACAGGCGGTTGGCGGGATCGGCAGCGAGACGCCTAGCCAAACGCCTAGCGAGCAGGGCGCAGCCTCTCCCATTATGCTGCTAAGTGTGGATGGGCTGGAGGAAGAGCTGCAGTCGCAGGACAGCGGGAACCTGGGGCTTCCGGTGGAGCCGGAGCAGCTGATGTATATCATCTTTACCTCAGGCTCAACCGGCCGGCCCAAGGGAGCGAGTGTGTACCGAAGCGGGTTCGCCCGGCTGATGCAGTGGTACACACAGGAGTTTCAGATGAACGCAGCCGATCACGTGCTGCTGATCACCTCGCCAAGCTTTGACCTGACGCAAAAAAATCTGTTCGCTCCGCTGATGACCGGCGGGGAGCTGGTGCTGCTGCCGTCCGGGCTGTACGATCCGCGCGAGGTGAATGAGCTTCTCGAGCGCCACCGCATCACGCTGCTAAATGGAACGCCAAGCGCCTTCTACCCGCTGCTGGACGAAGCGGCGGAGAGCGGCTACGCTCAGCTGCGCAGCCTGCGGCATGTATTTCTGGGCGGCGAGCCGATCGCCCCGGACCGACTGCTCCCGTGGAGCGAGTCCGGAGCCTGCCAGGCAGAGATCGTAAATACCTACGGACCGACCGAATGCACAGATGTCACGGTGTACACCCGGCTGCCGGATCTGCGTTCCTTGGAGCCGGGGGCCGTGCCAATCGGCCGTCCAACTCCGGGTACGCAGCTGTACATCCTGAACGAAGGACTGGGGCTGGTGCCCATCGGGGTACCGGGTGAGCTATGCATCGCCGGGGGACAGGTCGGCGGCGGGTATGTAGGAGACGAGCTGAAGACCGCCGAGAAATTTGTAGACCATCCGTACGGCGAAGGGCACTCTTCTAAGCTGTACCGGACCGGCGATCTGGCGAAGTACAGGCCGGACGGGACGGTGGTCTATCTGGGACGCATGGACCACCAGGTGAAGATTAGAGGATACCGGATTGAGCTGGGCGAGATTGAAGCCGCATTGCGGGAGTGCAGCGGGGTCAAGGAAGCAGTGGTCGTAGCCCGAGCCGATGAAGCTGGGGAGAACCGGCTGATTGTGTACGTAGTGCCGGGAGGTGCAAATCCTGCGGATGCGCAGACGGGAGGTATCGCCGAAGCGGCTGCAGAATGGGCCGCAGAAGCGACCGCAGAGCCGGCTGCAGAAGCGACCACAGAAACGGCTGCAGCCCAACCCGCTGCAGCTTCCGCTGACAGACCTCCAGCGGAGCTGCAGCGGACCTGGCGGACCGCATTGCAGCAACGGCTGCCAGAGTACATGGTGCCGGGAGCATTCCTCCTGCTGGATGAAATGCCGCTGTCTCCAAACGGCAAGGTAGACCGCCGGGGACTGCCGGACCCGGGAGTCTGGAAGGCACCGGGAGCAGACTATGTCGCTCCACGAACCCCGCTGGAGCAGGGCATGGCTGAAGTGTGGGCCGAGGTGCTGGGGGTGGACCGGGTCGGGGTTCATGATCACTTTTTTGAATTAGGAGGTCATTCGCTTCTGGCGGTCCAGGTCATATCCAAGATCCGTTCGCGACTGAACGTCAAGCTGGAGGTTCAGCATATGTTTGAAGCACCGACTCTGGCTGAGCTGGCCGGGAAGCTGGAATCCATGCCGGCTCCACCCGCCGTCCGGCCGAAGATGACCAAGCTGTCCAGAAGTCAGCATCGCATCCATGAATAG
- a CDS encoding S-layer homology domain-containing protein, with the protein MNVVLLKKSAALMLCIALLASLLPPPGLASAAAYYSDHERFDDFQNLDSSIAIGNHTANPPTTGQPINSSNNTARTLNNWRSNASAGIWSMASDDGSNVAMYFNGNGTSTAWLIEYSASDVLLSADVKLHPSTPDIMPNSPSYFGLGTRVTDNNSMYALAIRKMSASQYSLVLLKRVGGTSTELSQSAPIPGFVAGQYYRMTFQVTGTPGNTVLTGSIEGGPTVTALVTDSTGVPTGSSVGFFGNANMQMYADHVHVLKTFPGMPTGVTVISDVDNQVSLKWSGAVGAEQYHVKRGEAPGGPFTTIATVASGSYQDRTALNGNTYYYAVSSVAKAMDGTNVDSSLSTAVQASPQASTEAPPAPGPLYASIRDTEVGISWNEVPGAVGYSVKRSSTPGGPYTVLDAVYGVVTSYLDQGLTVQQDYYYTVTAFNQGGESTPSLEYHAVTAYPPEAPQGLTAIPGHSGIKLQWQPVLDAAHYTVKRASSAGGSYTVIEPNWTATEYVDGGLQNGQTYFYTVQAVSDNKSSSLDSNEASAMPQKRYTFTETQVTASHYDKVYNGDLNWGNKAANTLDDNPNTRWGANGAGAWIQYDLGSVATVGDVGIAFYKGDERSYFFDIQSSMDGVSWDTIYSGESRGTQLDMENFDVPDTDARYIRLVGQGNSSTEYNGYTVVHMYSPSDSGVEHDPILPALPPPTVSREVRPTKAGLYNVDGTPHPLPAPNAFTGRKIDVTAAPYGAKGDGITDDRPAIQRAIDDAQPGDEVFLPNGTYKLLSAYASDTQIVLKTGVNLTGESREGAILLSDFDNRLGPDLTNTGLSNASSRVLSAMNQNSIVISSLTITSTWDQKYPTDPAINHPLRGGYKHGIYIDKSSSGSSAKAPYNIVVDNVLIEKFEKTGVRMAKGQHLVVRNSLFRNATDIGGGGAGYGISLQGEFKLDRFGEEEDSQYNLIENNVFDGTNAMRHGIIVQAYTHNNLVQNNTLINNTYDAIDLHGEDEYLNEVKDNTIIGTRRGAGIALGNTGGGYPSNHSEAGPYNYIHSNLLKNNAEGITVVLGSPDTIIENNVIEIDPSAFVRGPYQQSVIGLRLLNAPRTIASGNTISNFEAGDIPILLDYDNGDSNAAQVGSGDPRDIQLIGNRIEKSAGGIEIRRGQGHVVSPDGLKLSNTSGNPVYRAVHYATGDAWSAQGEPYAAMFTFDLAEVTALDEASLQFSGRLTDLNPGSEEITLQVFGMNAATSGHPSAAAAGEGVYLGAFTMKGFKDRTYNLPYNVDSYSISTEALKQYLSSRDGGEAVLLVADTKGQGVPMELYASDHPHLQLRPLLKTGAAAPEGPAAPGEGGADPGPSEPPASGEFEGGAPAPVTPAPPQGNPVLVPPGNSMILPAKTALLNGLSIAQAQADSKAVEEAVQRAVNRRIAFKVDADAKTSGIQVSVDATALRLAVEGGKAKELAVEGKDGSYLLPLTAALLQQLPSSGKLAVLISKDSATGDLAKAEGWKVTAAVNFKVYIVQQDGASVEMTSFPHYVSRTIVTDQQLEDRKTAVVRAERNPNGKLSYTPVPYQVQERGIILFSRSNSTYLILENDVTFTDIKRHWAQEEIEGMAARRIVLGVTEQEFRPDQPVTRAEFAALLTRTLGLSSASSDPGIAFRDVSTKHWYHDAVKAAAANGLVNGYRDGTFQPNQSITRQEMAVMIHRAMDFAGYDSIRDSSTAMIFSDRADIESWATESVSLLAYMDMINGVGGNQFAPKGTATRAQSSAILHRMLSALTFTR; encoded by the coding sequence ATGAATGTTGTTCTCCTGAAAAAAAGTGCTGCCTTGATGCTGTGCATCGCCTTATTGGCATCGCTGCTTCCACCGCCGGGCTTGGCTTCGGCGGCCGCGTATTATAGCGATCATGAGCGTTTTGATGATTTTCAGAATCTGGATTCAAGCATCGCGATCGGCAACCATACGGCGAACCCGCCTACGACGGGACAGCCTATTAACTCCAGCAACAATACGGCGAGAACGCTGAACAACTGGAGATCCAATGCCAGCGCCGGCATCTGGAGCATGGCCTCCGATGATGGCAGTAATGTTGCAATGTACTTCAATGGAAACGGTACATCAACGGCATGGCTTATTGAGTATTCTGCGAGTGATGTGCTTCTCTCGGCGGATGTAAAGCTGCACCCAAGCACACCGGATATTATGCCGAACAGCCCTTCTTACTTCGGCTTAGGAACCCGGGTGACAGATAATAACAGCATGTATGCGCTAGCCATCCGAAAAATGTCAGCATCCCAGTATAGCCTGGTGTTGTTGAAGCGAGTCGGCGGCACGAGTACGGAGTTGTCGCAGTCTGCCCCAATTCCTGGTTTTGTGGCCGGTCAATACTACCGGATGACCTTTCAGGTTACCGGAACACCGGGGAACACGGTGTTGACCGGCTCGATCGAGGGGGGCCCAACCGTCACAGCGCTGGTTACAGATTCAACGGGTGTTCCAACAGGATCCAGCGTAGGCTTTTTTGGAAATGCAAATATGCAAATGTACGCAGATCATGTTCATGTTCTAAAGACGTTTCCAGGTATGCCAACCGGAGTGACCGTGATATCGGATGTCGACAACCAGGTGAGCCTGAAGTGGTCTGGCGCTGTTGGTGCTGAGCAGTATCATGTCAAGCGGGGAGAAGCACCGGGCGGTCCATTTACAACCATAGCTACAGTAGCTTCCGGCAGCTATCAGGACCGGACAGCGCTGAATGGCAATACCTATTATTACGCTGTCAGCTCTGTGGCAAAGGCTATGGATGGAACGAATGTGGACAGCAGTCTATCAACAGCTGTACAAGCTTCGCCGCAGGCATCTACAGAAGCCCCGCCAGCACCGGGTCCGCTGTACGCTTCAATTCGGGATACCGAGGTGGGGATATCCTGGAATGAGGTTCCAGGTGCGGTGGGCTATAGCGTCAAGCGCAGCTCGACGCCCGGCGGACCTTATACGGTGCTGGATGCTGTGTATGGAGTCGTCACCAGTTACCTGGATCAGGGCTTGACCGTACAGCAGGATTATTATTACACAGTTACTGCGTTTAACCAGGGCGGTGAAAGTACACCTTCGCTGGAATACCATGCAGTTACGGCTTATCCGCCAGAGGCTCCGCAAGGCCTGACGGCTATACCGGGTCACTCCGGAATCAAGCTGCAGTGGCAGCCAGTCCTGGATGCCGCCCACTATACAGTCAAGCGGGCAAGCTCTGCCGGCGGCTCCTATACCGTTATTGAGCCAAACTGGACAGCCACGGAATATGTGGACGGGGGACTTCAGAACGGGCAAACCTATTTTTATACTGTGCAGGCGGTCAGTGACAATAAAAGCAGCAGTCTGGACTCCAATGAAGCTTCAGCCATGCCGCAAAAGCGCTACACCTTTACAGAAACCCAGGTTACCGCGAGTCATTACGACAAGGTTTATAACGGAGACTTGAACTGGGGCAACAAAGCAGCCAATACGCTTGATGACAATCCCAATACCCGATGGGGCGCGAACGGAGCTGGGGCATGGATTCAATATGATCTGGGGAGCGTTGCGACGGTTGGGGATGTGGGGATTGCTTTTTATAAAGGAGATGAGAGATCCTACTTCTTCGACATTCAGAGCTCCATGGATGGTGTATCCTGGGATACGATCTATAGCGGGGAGAGCCGCGGAACGCAGCTGGATATGGAGAACTTTGACGTTCCAGATACAGATGCCCGATACATTCGCCTTGTAGGTCAGGGGAACAGCTCCACCGAGTATAACGGCTATACGGTTGTCCATATGTACTCCCCGAGTGACAGCGGGGTGGAACACGATCCAATCTTGCCGGCACTGCCGCCGCCGACTGTGAGCAGAGAAGTGCGTCCGACCAAGGCAGGGCTGTACAATGTGGACGGAACACCGCATCCGCTGCCTGCTCCTAATGCCTTTACCGGTCGGAAGATCGATGTGACGGCGGCTCCTTATGGGGCCAAGGGCGATGGCATAACGGACGACCGCCCAGCGATACAGCGTGCTATTGATGACGCACAGCCGGGTGACGAGGTGTTTTTGCCGAACGGAACGTATAAGCTGCTGAGTGCCTATGCCTCTGATACACAAATTGTGCTGAAGACGGGGGTGAACCTTACCGGAGAAAGCCGGGAGGGCGCGATTCTATTGTCTGATTTCGATAACCGTCTCGGTCCGGATTTGACGAATACCGGCTTATCCAATGCCAGCAGCCGGGTCTTGTCCGCGATGAACCAGAACAGCATTGTGATCTCCAGCCTGACGATCACGTCCACATGGGATCAGAAATATCCAACAGACCCGGCCATTAACCATCCGCTGCGAGGGGGCTACAAGCATGGGATCTACATTGATAAATCGTCCAGCGGCAGCTCAGCTAAGGCGCCTTATAATATTGTTGTAGACAACGTCCTCATCGAGAAATTTGAAAAAACCGGGGTACGTATGGCCAAGGGACAGCACCTGGTCGTCCGCAATTCCCTTTTCCGTAATGCAACGGATATCGGCGGCGGCGGTGCAGGCTACGGAATATCGCTTCAAGGGGAGTTCAAGCTGGACCGCTTCGGTGAGGAGGAGGACTCTCAGTATAACCTGATCGAGAACAACGTATTTGACGGCACCAACGCGATGCGTCACGGCATCATTGTGCAGGCATACACCCACAATAACCTGGTTCAGAACAATACCTTGATTAACAACACCTATGACGCCATTGATTTGCACGGTGAGGATGAGTATCTGAACGAGGTGAAGGATAACACCATTATCGGGACCCGCCGCGGTGCGGGCATTGCGCTGGGCAATACTGGCGGCGGTTATCCGAGCAACCATAGCGAAGCCGGTCCATACAACTACATCCACAGCAATCTGCTCAAAAATAATGCAGAAGGCATTACGGTCGTGCTGGGATCGCCGGATACGATCATTGAGAACAATGTCATTGAAATCGATCCTTCGGCATTCGTCAGAGGACCGTATCAGCAGTCCGTGATCGGGCTGCGGCTGCTGAACGCGCCGCGAACCATCGCTTCCGGCAACACCATTTCGAATTTTGAAGCAGGAGATATTCCGATCCTGCTGGACTACGATAATGGTGATTCTAATGCCGCCCAGGTGGGCAGCGGTGATCCGCGCGATATTCAATTGATCGGCAACCGCATTGAGAAGAGTGCCGGTGGCATTGAAATTCGCAGGGGCCAAGGGCATGTGGTATCCCCGGATGGGCTGAAGCTGTCTAATACCTCCGGCAATCCGGTATACCGTGCTGTGCACTATGCTACCGGCGATGCCTGGTCTGCACAAGGTGAGCCGTATGCCGCGATGTTTACCTTTGACCTGGCGGAGGTGACAGCACTTGATGAAGCCTCCCTGCAGTTTAGCGGCAGGCTGACAGATCTCAACCCTGGGAGCGAGGAAATAACGCTTCAGGTGTTTGGAATGAATGCAGCAACGAGCGGACATCCATCAGCTGCAGCAGCAGGAGAAGGTGTGTATCTCGGAGCATTCACAATGAAGGGCTTCAAGGATCGAACGTACAACCTGCCCTACAACGTGGATTCCTATTCGATTTCTACCGAAGCGTTAAAGCAGTATCTGAGCAGCAGAGACGGCGGCGAGGCTGTACTCCTGGTTGCAGATACAAAAGGCCAGGGGGTTCCTATGGAGCTATATGCCTCAGATCATCCACATCTTCAGCTTCGGCCGCTGCTCAAGACAGGCGCAGCTGCACCTGAAGGTCCTGCGGCTCCGGGTGAAGGCGGGGCAGACCCGGGACCTTCAGAGCCGCCGGCATCAGGTGAATTCGAAGGGGGAGCTCCGGCTCCTGTAACTCCGGCTCCTCCGCAGGGGAATCCGGTTCTCGTTCCGCCAGGCAACAGCATGATCCTGCCGGCGAAGACCGCCTTGCTGAACGGACTGAGCATTGCGCAGGCGCAGGCGGACAGCAAGGCGGTAGAGGAAGCGGTTCAGCGTGCCGTCAATCGGCGGATTGCCTTTAAGGTGGATGCTGACGCGAAGACAAGCGGCATTCAGGTGTCTGTCGATGCAACTGCCCTGCGTCTGGCTGTGGAAGGCGGAAAGGCCAAAGAACTGGCTGTAGAAGGCAAGGACGGCAGCTACCTCCTGCCGCTGACTGCAGCTTTGCTGCAGCAGCTCCCGTCCTCAGGGAAGCTGGCGGTGCTCATCTCGAAGGATTCTGCCACAGGGGATCTTGCAAAGGCTGAAGGCTGGAAGGTCACGGCTGCGGTGAACTTTAAGGTGTATATTGTGCAGCAGGACGGAGCTTCCGTTGAGATGACCTCGTTCCCGCACTATGTTTCCCGCACGATCGTAACGGATCAGCAGCTGGAGGATCGGAAAACGGCGGTCGTTCGAGCCGAACGGAATCCCAATGGAAAGCTGAGCTACACACCGGTTCCTTATCAGGTTCAGGAGCGCGGAATTATATTGTTCAGCAGAAGCAACAGTACGTATTTGATCCTGGAGAACGACGTAACCTTTACCGATATCAAGCGTCATTGGGCGCAGGAAGAGATCGAGGGTATGGCTGCCAGACGGATTGTACTGGGTGTGACTGAACAGGAATTCCGTCCGGATCAGCCGGTCACCCGAGCGGAATTCGCCGCTCTGCTGACCCGAACACTGGGCTTGTCCTCAGCGTCATCAGACCCCGGGATTGCGTTCCGTGATGTCAGCACAAAGCACTGGTATCATGATGCGGTGAAGGCTGCGGCAGCTAATGGACTAGTTAACGGATACCGGGATGGTACGTTTCAGCCGAACCAGAGCATTACCCGGCAGGAAATGGCCGTGATGATCCACCGGGCGATGGACTTTGCCGGGTATGACTCGATCCGTGATTCCAGCACTGCAATGATCTTTAGCGATCGCGCTGACATTGAAAGCTGGGCGACAGAGTCGGTTTCACTTCTGGCTTACATGGACATGATTAACGGCGTGGGTGGCAATCAGTTCGCTCCAAAGGGGACAGCTACCAGAGCGCAAAGCTCCGCGATCCTGCACCGGATGCTGAGTGCATTGACATTTACCCGGTAA